Part of the Danaus plexippus chromosome 23, MEX_DaPlex, whole genome shotgun sequence genome is shown below.
actcttttttaattaactgtattattcgagtttttaaattattagtataatatatatgagaacGATTTCCGTctgacattaaaaatgttatacatatttcaaatacaatatattcgACAGTGTTCAACAGTCTGTAGCgagataaaataattcgacaaaattattgcaaataaaGCACTGTGTGTATTGTTAAGAGGGACGTGTTTCTTTGAGATTTGGTTAATACGAGTGTTCCGAGATAGTCTTCATTGTGACCTCTGTCGACTCTCCGCAGTCACCTTTGACATTCTCTTAcctgttttgtatattttattatattctttaaggAACTGAAACTCTTCGATAATGATCTTTTTATCGATACAAAGATTGTATTAGTACAATATATTGTACTAATGAATGGGTTGGAGTGTCTACTCGTATGAAGGGAGATTTTGTGTTAGCTATGATTGATTATAACTGTAACTTCGCCTATTCGAAGACGCTCCAGGTGTCTTGTACCAGTATACAGTATACAGTATACAGTATATTAATGTAAGAAGGAGCTGATTGTTCCGTCTGTAGCACAATCAATACGTCAATCTTCATTACTTCCAGTCCTAAGAGCCGGTCCCTCTAGAACGCGCCGCTCTCCTCACGAAGCCTTCTTAATTTCCCGGGAGGTTTATCAactctttgtattttttaaataatgaatctCCCTCCTTAAGTTCAGCGgcttttcatatatattttattcttaagataatcataataacaaaataaaaaacgtaagTTGGAGACAGTGGTGGCTGGGGGAGTAATCAAATATTACCTCTGATGATAAAAGATGAACAATCTTAACGAGATGTCTGAAACAGTTTAAACTGTAAAGTTGAATATGTATGTAACTTAATGTATGGTAACTACactgtttttcatatttccattaaattatttcaatcatTAAACAACGTTTAAACCTTTTGAAACTCTAACGTATTAATCGTGGTTATTTCTTTCacgttatttaataagataactaatatttttcggattatactacgcgtattttattataaaaaaaaactacacacgcccgacgtttcggttactttgcagcagccgtgatcacaaaaatattggttttatttaaatggacactcgcgaaagtctcagatctcattatttataatagattttgtttaaaaaacgtgtattttttatcttccTCGTGACTGTTGGATGTTTCTGATTTCAATTCgaattcaaatacaaaaatagttttacttaTATGTTCGTTATTACAGAACACCTCGGAAACAAATAAGGAATTGTTTTGTGATTATAAAAGTTCAATCACTATTCACTATCGACCGTTGTTTAACATTTTCTCGTACACTTTTAAGTGCAACTGCGCTGGTTAAACTTTCcgcgtttattatattactgtacGTGTGACGCGATGTCCCGGTTACTTTAAGTCAGTCTCGACCACGCTCTAATAGTATAACCTCGTAGTATGTCCTAAAACACAAGCTTCATTCCTATACTTCACCTAAGTATCTCTcgtcactacatacgaagcgtttcgcGTACCTCATTCAATAATACGTTAGTACTATAAAGTGTGACAAatcatgaatgaaaaactttaacgCTGCGTGTGTCGTGTGGCGATGTCGACTTGTACTAAGCGTTCTGTTATTAACTGAACGATTTCTTTATCACAATCTATAGAAGCATCAAGTAGCTATGAGAttcatcttattttaatatcagtttagattttttttataataatcaactAAATTCCTCGCGAAATGTTTTTTGGTTCGATtgctttacaataaaaatattttatttaagtattaatattgtatttaaatgaaatgcgAATATTTCGATATTATTTTCGAACGAAAATGAAAACGAATTTgtcatcaatatatttatttggtcATTATATCATGTTAGAGacaataattctttatataaatttcatttaaaactatatattttctataaaagatttcttttatatataaacattaatcttTAAGAGGAAGACAgagatacttaaaaatataatattaactaaataaagtataatataaccGCTAAAACACTCTTAAGTAACAGAActcagtttaaataaaaaagaattcgTGACTGCGACGCTATCTGTAAAATACGTAGCTACCTTGTTGAGACTGATTTGTATGGCTTACAGACTTGTATAGGTTGTACTACCTTGTGGAGTCTGTGTATACGGCACATCTCACTCTCCCGTCTCCATGCAATACTCTTTGTTATGAAACAGACTGATCAGCACTCTCTTCCTCATGGCCCCGCAAGCTTCTGGACTCCCTCCCTCAGCCTCGCTCATGTACGCCATCCTAATGTTATCCTCGGAGCCGATGAGCAGCTCCCTCCTCTTCCTCTTCCTCCTCCTCTCCTTGCTGGACAGACTCCTCATCTCCGCGTTCTCCTGCGAGGCCTGTGAGGTGATCGGTGAATGGAACAGTTTCTTGATGACCGGTCGCAGGTTGCTCGGCTTCCTCACCGGCGACTCTGTCTCCATCTACATCATATAAGACAGTATATTGTATCAAACAACTGAACGCATACAAGCACAGATCATTACACATGCTTTTATGATGATAGTTACTTCCGGTCAATACATAGAACCCTTTAAACGATACTTTTCTTtcgaaatcttattttattttattgaaatataacttttatcaagaaagtcatttttaatttaaaaattgtagtaatttaacttattaaagtGAATCTTTTATCACGTCGCTTTAAATAACCTCGCTTGCCTCTCCGGCTCACATCACTACTAGTGCCCTCGGTGTTGTCTGTTGTAACGTTCTGTCCTCTGTGTGATGTATCGTTCATATGTTGTGAGTATTATCatggttttataaaacttgccgtgtattttgtttaatagtgTAAagcattacaatatttattttatgatacatatatatatatacttatatataacactGAAATTACTTAGTacttaatgatttataaacattgcaaataaaataaattattgaggTTATAAtagagatatattaaataatttataaagagataatttcattatatttaataaataaacgacATCGTTCTTTGTGttgaaaattatcaaaaacataataataattaatttatataactaatgtATTATTACTTCGACATAAGAAATTGACGTTTACTATTTGCTTGATACTAAATACTATAAGTCAGAAGTATTTTGATTGCtcctaaacaatttttaatttattttatacaaaacaattatacgTTATGAAGCTAGCAACGGTTTGTcattatacaagaaaaaaatattaatttgttcatACAATACACAACTGATATTGTTTCGCTTGCTATCAGACTTACACGTAATTCATATCACACCTCGCCCCGCAATGTTTTTCTAAAACGTTGCATTTGCGACTGCGACTTTGGTCGTAGATTAATCAGTTATTTCGGATCTAAGAGACTAGGCTTTTCTAGTTAAGTAAAAAATGCGCTCT
Proteins encoded:
- the LOC116774742 gene encoding uncharacterized protein LOC116774742, coding for MASVSTPVNTINRENLMLLIRNNVLNTSLEFNDPDVMETESPVRKPSNLRPVIKKLFHSPITSQASQENAEMRSLSSKERRRKRKRRELLIGSEDNIRMAYMSEAEGGSPEACGAMRKRVLISLFHNKEYCMETGE